In the genome of Anabas testudineus chromosome 4, fAnaTes1.2, whole genome shotgun sequence, one region contains:
- the htr2b gene encoding 5-hydroxytryptamine receptor 2B produces the protein MSQAGTAPLETNSSWSKEAPDVQLKWPALLIIMVIIPTIGGNILVILAVSLEKKLQNATNYFLMSLAVADLLVGLLVMPIALVTVLYNADWPLPEFLCPIWLFLDVLFSTASIMHLCAISLDRYIAIKKPIQHSQYKSRAKAMVKIGLVWLISICIAIPIPIKGLKNYHLPNNITFNSNHTCLLKTDTFREFIMFGSLAAFFIPLTIMMVIYLLTVQVLRKKVYLLRSKVTQRFSYPTVSTVVTSPLAEQLNMLDNTVPKTQEKTITGTTNSPTRDQMTFRRMSTMGKKSMQTLSNEQRASKVLGIVFLLFVVMWCPFFITNITSVLCTSCDVNVIARLMEIFVWVGYVSSGINPLVYTLFNKTFRQAFTRYITCNYKNCASQTERHPWTSNADRTLTRISLRSSMAENSKLFMKHGMKNGIGSVSYQSPVRRRQAPAQSSSGVMLDIMLLTENEDGKQEEHITCV, from the exons ATGTCACAGGCAGGCACGGCTCCACTTGAGACTAACAGCTCATGGTCAAAAGAAGCGCCTGATGTTCAGCTGAAATGGCCTGCCCTACTAATAATCATGGTCATCATCCCGACTATCGGAGGGAACATTCTGGTTATTCTTGCAGTGTCACTTGAGAAGAAGCTGCAAAATGCCACTAACTATTTTTTAATGTCTCTTGCTGTGGCCGATCTACTGGTGGGACTTCTAGTGATGCCCATTGCCCTTGTCACTGTTCTCTACA ACGCTGACTGGCCTCTTCCAGAGTTCCTCTGCCCCATTTGGCTCTTCCTCGATGTGCTGTTTTCAACTGCTTCCATCATGCACCTATGTGCCATTTCACTGGATCGTTACATTGCCATCAAGAAACCAATACAGCACAGCCAGTACAAATCCAGAGCTAAAGCCATGGTGAAAATTGGACTGGTATGGCTGATATCTATTT GCATAGCAATCCCAATTCCAATTAAGGGGCTTAAGAATTACCATCTTCCCAACAACATCACCTTCAACAGTAACCACACATGCCTGCTGAAGACAGACACCTTCCGAGAGTTTATCATGTTTGGCTCTTTGGCAGCATTCTTCATCCCTCTGACTATTATGATGGTCATCTACCTGCTCACTGTCCAGGTTCTACGCAAAAAGGTTTATTTGCTTAGATCAAAGGTGACTCAGCGCTTCAGCTACCCAACAGTTTCTACAGTTGTGACCTCACCTCTAGCTGAGCAACTGAACATGCTGGACAACACAGTTCCCAAGACGCAAGAGAAAACAATCACAGGCACAACAAACTCTCCCACACGAGATCAAATGACCTTTCGCAGAATGTCAACAATGGGCAAAAAGTCAATGCAGACTCTGAGCAATGAGCAGCGTGCCTCAAAGGTGCTAGGCATCGTCTTCCTATTATTTGTAGTCATGTGGTGCCCTTTCTTCATCACAAATATCACGTCTGTGCTTTGCACTAGCTGTGATGTTAATGTAATTGCCCGCCTCATGGAGATCTTTGTTTGGGTGGGCTATGTGTCATCAGGTATTAACCCCTTGGTCTACACgctttttaacaaaacatttaggCAGGCATTCACACGTTACATCACCTGCAATTACAAGAACTGTGCCAGTCAAACAGAAAGGCACCCGTGGACCTCAAATGCAGATCGGACCCTTACACGGATTTCACTCAGGTCTTCCATGGCAGAAAACTCTAAACTGTTCATGAAGCATGGTATGAAAAATGGAATTGGATCTGTGAGCTACCAAAGTCCAGTAAGGCGCAGACAAGCACCTGCACAGTCATCCAGTGGTGTTATGCTAGACATAATGCTTCTGACTGAAAATGAAGATGGGAAGCAGGAGGAACACATTACCTGCGTATAG